A genomic window from Desulfobacterales bacterium includes:
- the nuoI gene encoding NADH-quinone oxidoreductase subunit NuoI: MSSAIDALKALAAGFATTFVHLFRKPITEQYPEVKRPLPARTRARIILTRDPDGRERCVACYLCSGVCPVSCISMQSAEQEDGRRYAEWFRINFARCIYCGLCEEACPTAAIQLTPFFETCERNILSLVAEKEDLLVNHCGKDTEYNFYRYAGVVTREGGKGSHEREDKPVNPRSNMP; encoded by the coding sequence ATGAGTTCGGCGATTGACGCATTAAAAGCACTGGCGGCCGGATTTGCAACGACCTTCGTGCACCTGTTCCGAAAACCCATTACGGAACAATATCCGGAGGTCAAGCGGCCGTTGCCGGCCCGAACCCGGGCGCGAATCATTTTAACCCGTGATCCGGACGGCCGGGAGCGTTGCGTTGCTTGTTATCTGTGCTCGGGGGTGTGCCCGGTGAGCTGCATTTCGATGCAGTCCGCGGAGCAGGAGGACGGCAGGCGCTACGCCGAATGGTTTCGCATCAATTTTGCCCGCTGCATATACTGTGGGCTTTGCGAGGAGGCGTGCCCCACCGCTGCCATTCAGTTGACCCCCTTTTTTGAAACCTGCGAGCGAAATATTCTATCCCTCGTGGCTGAAAAGGAAGATCTGTTGGTGAATCACTGCGGAAAGGATACCGAGTACAACTTTTATCGCTATGCCGGCGTGGTGACGCGGGAAGGGGGCAAGGGCAGCCATGAGAGGGAGGATAAGCCGGTGAACCCGAGGAGCAATATGCCGTGA
- a CDS encoding NADH-quinone oxidoreductase subunit N yields the protein MTHWMRFAPELICFFSVAVFLVLAMARQPEPVRNHRASLFLSGLGVLVCLAAMKVNGDLFAGVYRVDFFSQVFKLLLSIGLFCVLCLCSELNGISRRYQAEVFLLLFACTLAMMLLVSGVHLLSIYVALELSSYCLYILVSLRKDAAMGLEAGLKYFLVGISASAVMLFGISVLYGTTGALHLNELMRILPHALERPVVMVGLFLTLSGFFFKLALCPFHIWAPDAYQGGANQVAAYIATVSKVAAAAVLMRVVGTGALGSGHLVYGLAFLSIATMTIGNLAAIGQTDLKRLLAYSSIAHAGYILIGILSVGAAGPVGVVFYAAALLLMKLSVFFVVIKVACTGENPGIADLAGLHRRAPILALLLLVTLFSLAGIPPFIGFTAKLLIFTGAMKAGHFGLVLVAMLNVVVSLYYYLLVLKAAYFLPYDEAAPRIPLSVAARGFALCAMLLMVTGGIYPGGLVAVADAAIKALMQP from the coding sequence ATGACACACTGGATGCGGTTTGCGCCCGAGTTGATCTGCTTTTTTTCTGTTGCCGTGTTTCTCGTCCTGGCGATGGCCAGGCAGCCCGAACCGGTTCGGAATCATCGCGCCTCACTTTTTCTTTCCGGACTCGGCGTCCTGGTCTGCCTGGCGGCCATGAAGGTGAATGGCGATCTTTTTGCCGGAGTTTACCGGGTGGATTTTTTTTCGCAGGTATTTAAGCTGCTGTTATCCATCGGGCTTTTTTGTGTTCTTTGTCTTTGCTCGGAGCTGAACGGAATCTCACGGCGCTATCAGGCCGAGGTTTTTCTTCTGCTCTTCGCCTGTACCCTGGCCATGATGCTGCTGGTCAGCGGGGTGCATTTGTTGAGCATCTACGTTGCGCTCGAATTATCCAGCTATTGCCTCTATATTCTGGTATCCCTTCGAAAAGATGCGGCCATGGGCCTTGAGGCCGGACTTAAATACTTTCTGGTGGGCATTTCGGCTTCGGCGGTGATGCTTTTCGGAATTTCCGTCCTGTACGGTACGACCGGCGCATTGCACCTGAATGAGCTTATGCGCATACTGCCCCATGCGTTGGAACGACCGGTCGTGATGGTGGGCCTTTTTCTGACCTTGAGCGGGTTTTTCTTCAAACTGGCCTTATGTCCGTTTCACATCTGGGCCCCGGATGCTTACCAGGGCGGCGCAAACCAGGTCGCCGCCTATATCGCCACCGTCTCGAAGGTGGCGGCCGCCGCGGTATTGATGCGGGTGGTTGGAACCGGTGCGCTCGGCAGCGGTCATTTGGTTTATGGATTGGCCTTTCTATCGATTGCGACCATGACCATCGGAAACCTGGCGGCTATTGGTCAAACGGATCTGAAACGATTGCTGGCCTATTCGAGTATCGCCCACGCCGGGTATATTTTGATCGGCATACTAAGTGTCGGGGCGGCCGGGCCAGTGGGCGTCGTATTTTACGCGGCAGCCCTGCTGCTGATGAAACTATCGGTCTTTTTCGTCGTGATCAAAGTGGCCTGTACCGGCGAGAATCCCGGCATCGCGGATTTGGCCGGCCTGCACCGGCGTGCGCCGATCCTTGCGCTGCTCCTCCTGGTGACCCTTTTCAGCCTGGCCGGCATTCCGCCGTTTATCGGCTTTACAGCCAAGCTGTTGATTTTTACGGGCGCCATGAAAGCCGGTCATTTCGGCCTGGTTCTGGTCGCCATGCTCAATGTGGTGGTATCGCTATATTACTACCTGCTCGTCCTTAAAGCCGCCTATTTTCTGCCGTACGACGAAGCAGCCCCCCGAATCCCCCTATCCGTTGCTGCCCGTGGATTTGCCCTTTGCGCCATGTTGCTCATGGTGACCGGCGGCATTTATCCGGGCGGGCTGGTCGCTGTTGCGGATGCGGCGATAAAGGCCTTGATGCAGCCCTGA
- the nuoG gene encoding NADH-quinone oxidoreductase subunit NuoG: protein MPRIVIDNREIDVAPGTKVIHAAEQLGIMIPRFCYHPALGSVGACRICAVNFLDGPVKGIQMSCMVNAADGMVVSTADAQAMDFRKQVVEWLMMNHPHDCPVCDEGGHCLLQEMTISGGHGRRRYSGLKRTYMDQFLGPLIQQEMNRCIHCYRCARFYQEITGYRDFGVLRIGSRTSYGRFSEGALESPFSGNLADICPTGVFTDKPARYKGRRWDFERSPSVCIHCSLGCHTVVSARYREIVRQEAGINPTVNGHFICDRGRYGFYYANLESRPRKALIEGRPESRHEALQYIFDKLKAIETGFGTQAVAGLGASRSSLETQAMLLKICRANQWREPAYFIDAALGATVKAAQSGLSLQTAVSLGQVVNADVILVVGADPVNEAPMLALELNKAHRKGANIVVMDPRPVELPFEFNQVPVAPQQLARYLGRLMTDTVTREAARTVGVAALSRYDALCADSEPLPAFWEEMKTVARALCESKHPLIICGTAVVPPTLPALSADFAMGLKVMEKASGLFYLLPGPNAYGAGLLSMSPNAFEQIIADIEADRVRALIVVESDLFRFVSDKARLSRALDRLSLLVVLDYIHSDLLKKAHVVLPVETIYEAGGVFINQEARAQMIAPVFKGGVPILQTGGGAHPPRDYGVNAAEGDGFPAWLTLACLADKTLSPDRSAVRKELWQWMRNTVPELNNLPQMNSFPPDGVRLLATVRAFDRNSFDETMSTRACLEPSTGLMLISVDRTFGTEVLSRLSPCLHALEKPAALLMNARDAERLKLADGDRITLELKSGSVEVMLCTSNHMADGVCFISGAEALVWECSGTSNAVEG from the coding sequence ATGCCCAGAATCGTTATAGACAATCGGGAAATTGATGTCGCTCCGGGAACCAAAGTGATTCACGCGGCTGAACAGCTTGGCATCATGATACCCCGGTTCTGCTATCACCCGGCCCTCGGCTCGGTCGGGGCGTGTAGAATATGCGCCGTGAATTTTCTCGACGGACCGGTGAAAGGAATTCAGATGAGCTGCATGGTGAATGCGGCCGACGGGATGGTGGTTTCCACTGCGGATGCGCAAGCCATGGACTTTCGAAAACAGGTGGTGGAATGGCTCATGATGAATCATCCCCACGATTGCCCGGTCTGCGATGAAGGCGGCCACTGTCTGCTGCAGGAGATGACGATTTCCGGCGGTCACGGCCGGCGAAGATATTCGGGCCTGAAACGCACCTATATGGATCAATTCCTGGGGCCCTTGATTCAGCAGGAGATGAACCGTTGCATTCATTGCTACCGGTGCGCACGTTTTTATCAGGAGATAACGGGGTATCGGGATTTCGGTGTCTTGCGAATCGGGTCGCGCACGAGCTATGGCCGTTTTTCGGAAGGTGCGCTCGAAAGCCCGTTTTCAGGGAATCTGGCGGATATTTGCCCGACCGGCGTGTTTACGGATAAACCCGCCCGATATAAGGGCCGGCGATGGGATTTTGAACGCAGTCCTTCGGTTTGCATTCACTGTTCACTTGGGTGCCACACCGTCGTCAGCGCCCGGTACCGGGAAATCGTCCGGCAGGAGGCCGGAATCAACCCCACGGTAAACGGTCATTTTATCTGCGATCGGGGCCGGTACGGCTTTTATTACGCCAACCTTGAATCCAGACCTCGAAAGGCCCTGATCGAAGGCCGGCCGGAAAGCCGGCACGAGGCCCTTCAATACATTTTCGATAAACTGAAAGCCATTGAAACCGGTTTCGGAACACAAGCGGTTGCCGGACTCGGTGCTTCCCGCAGCAGCCTGGAAACGCAAGCCATGCTGCTGAAAATCTGCCGTGCGAACCAGTGGCGGGAACCGGCCTATTTTATCGACGCGGCCCTGGGCGCAACGGTAAAAGCTGCGCAATCGGGCTTAAGCTTACAAACTGCTGTTTCTCTGGGGCAGGTGGTGAATGCGGATGTCATTTTAGTGGTCGGCGCCGACCCGGTGAACGAGGCGCCCATGCTGGCCCTGGAATTGAACAAGGCTCACAGAAAAGGGGCGAATATTGTTGTGATGGACCCGCGTCCGGTTGAATTGCCTTTTGAATTTAACCAGGTGCCGGTAGCCCCGCAGCAGCTTGCGCGCTATTTGGGCCGGCTGATGACCGATACCGTCACCCGGGAGGCGGCCCGGACCGTCGGCGTCGCCGCGTTGAGCCGATATGATGCGCTATGTGCCGATTCGGAACCGTTGCCGGCCTTTTGGGAAGAGATGAAAACCGTGGCCCGGGCCCTTTGCGAAAGCAAGCACCCGTTGATAATTTGTGGAACGGCCGTTGTTCCCCCGACCCTACCAGCGCTTTCAGCCGATTTTGCCATGGGGCTGAAAGTGATGGAAAAGGCCTCGGGATTATTCTATCTTCTGCCCGGTCCCAATGCGTACGGCGCCGGTCTTTTGTCGATGAGCCCCAACGCTTTTGAGCAGATTATAGCCGATATCGAGGCGGATCGGGTCCGCGCCCTGATTGTGGTGGAAAGTGATCTCTTCCGGTTCGTGTCGGATAAGGCCCGGCTTTCCCGCGCCCTGGACCGGCTGTCGTTGTTGGTGGTGTTGGATTATATTCACTCCGACCTATTGAAAAAAGCGCATGTGGTGTTACCCGTCGAAACAATATACGAAGCGGGGGGTGTTTTTATCAATCAGGAAGCGCGTGCGCAGATGATTGCGCCGGTGTTTAAAGGCGGCGTGCCGATCCTGCAGACCGGCGGCGGCGCTCATCCACCGAGGGATTACGGGGTAAATGCGGCCGAAGGGGACGGTTTTCCGGCCTGGCTGACCCTTGCCTGCCTGGCGGACAAAACGCTGTCGCCGGATCGATCGGCCGTGCGGAAAGAACTCTGGCAGTGGATGCGAAACACGGTGCCGGAATTAAATAATTTGCCGCAAATGAATTCCTTTCCGCCGGACGGCGTTCGGTTGCTTGCAACGGTTCGCGCTTTCGATCGGAATTCATTTGACGAAACGATGAGCACCCGTGCCTGTTTAGAACCTTCCACCGGCTTAATGCTGATATCGGTGGACCGAACCTTCGGCACCGAGGTGCTTTCTCGGCTTTCACCCTGCCTGCACGCCTTGGAAAAGCCGGCCGCCCTTTTGATGAATGCACGGGATGCCGAACGGCTGAAACTGGCCGACGGGGACCGGATTACCCTTGAACTGAAAAGCGGTTCCGTGGAAGTAATGCTTTGCACCTCGAATCACATGGCAGACGGTGTATGTTTTATTTCCGGTGCGGAGGCTTTGGTATGGGAATGCAGCGGCACTAGCAACGCCGTGGAAGGGTGA
- a CDS encoding NADH-quinone oxidoreductase subunit J has translation MTLYSIIFYILGLEILVTTVLAVSRHDMVHAVIYLIMSFFGSALLFFLLGAPFLGALEVIIYAGAIMILFLFIVMMLNMKKTGKPDFPSTQWVPAAALSLCVLMLIGLLAFIDPSNHVPLESAMASPKAFGEFLFRQHWLSIEIISLLLLVALIGALALGRQAPGEPRKEESETPS, from the coding sequence ATGACGCTTTATTCGATTATATTTTATATTCTCGGCCTTGAAATTCTCGTTACGACGGTTCTGGCCGTGAGCCGACACGACATGGTGCATGCCGTTATTTATCTGATCATGTCTTTTTTCGGCAGCGCCCTGTTGTTTTTTTTGCTCGGTGCGCCTTTTTTGGGGGCGCTTGAAGTTATTATTTATGCCGGGGCCATCATGATCCTGTTTCTGTTTATCGTCATGATGCTGAACATGAAAAAAACGGGGAAACCCGATTTTCCGTCGACGCAATGGGTGCCTGCGGCCGCGTTGAGCCTTTGTGTGCTGATGCTGATCGGACTGTTGGCGTTTATCGACCCGAGTAATCATGTGCCGCTGGAAAGCGCGATGGCGAGCCCGAAAGCATTTGGTGAATTTCTTTTCCGGCAACATTGGCTGTCCATTGAAATTATCTCGCTGCTGCTCCTGGTGGCGCTGATCGGTGCCTTGGCCTTGGGAAGACAAGCGCCGGGTGAGCCGCGGAAAGAAGAAAGCGAGACCCCATCATGA
- the nuoH gene encoding NADH-quinone oxidoreductase subunit NuoH, with product MMWHWAIGFIFLLIKLGIVLAALLLAAAYLVWVERKLLARFQVRLGPNRAGKFGLLQPIADSIKMLTKEDIVPELADKTLFLLAPGFVAVTALLMFAVVPIGPDILVGGQKVSLVVTDINVGLLYVFALSSLGVYGVAIGGWAANSKYSLLGGIRGAAQMISYELSLGLSLVPVVMMARSFSLVDIVNAQTDYPFILFQPLSFIIFLISAMAESKRIPFDLPEAENELGAGFHTEYSGMRFGLFFLGEYVHIQVLGALMAVFFLGGWRGPLLPPPVWLMVKVFLVAFVMIWMRGTLPRLRYDQLMALGWKVLIPAALVNIVATGAVMQYFK from the coding sequence ATGATGTGGCATTGGGCGATCGGGTTTATTTTTTTGCTGATCAAATTGGGCATCGTGCTGGCAGCGCTGCTCCTGGCGGCGGCTTACCTGGTGTGGGTGGAGCGAAAATTGCTGGCAAGATTTCAGGTTCGCCTCGGGCCCAACCGGGCGGGCAAATTCGGATTGCTTCAGCCGATTGCCGATTCCATCAAAATGCTCACCAAGGAGGATATTGTCCCGGAATTGGCGGACAAGACGCTCTTTTTGCTCGCCCCAGGGTTCGTGGCGGTCACGGCGTTGTTGATGTTTGCCGTGGTTCCCATCGGACCGGACATTCTCGTCGGCGGGCAAAAGGTATCCCTTGTCGTCACCGATATCAATGTCGGGTTGTTATACGTATTTGCCTTATCCTCTCTGGGTGTGTACGGGGTTGCGATCGGCGGATGGGCCGCCAATTCCAAATACAGTCTGCTGGGCGGCATTCGGGGCGCGGCCCAGATGATCAGCTATGAGCTTTCCCTCGGGCTTTCGCTCGTGCCTGTAGTGATGATGGCCCGATCGTTTAGCCTGGTGGATATCGTGAACGCGCAGACAGATTACCCGTTTATCCTATTTCAGCCGCTTTCCTTTATCATTTTCCTGATCAGCGCCATGGCGGAGAGCAAGCGAATCCCCTTTGATTTGCCGGAGGCGGAAAATGAATTGGGGGCTGGATTCCATACGGAATACAGCGGCATGCGCTTTGGCCTCTTTTTCCTCGGGGAATATGTGCATATTCAGGTGCTGGGCGCCCTGATGGCTGTTTTTTTTCTTGGCGGCTGGCGGGGGCCATTGCTGCCGCCGCCGGTATGGTTGATGGTGAAAGTATTTCTGGTTGCATTTGTGATGATATGGATGCGCGGAACCCTGCCGCGGCTTCGCTACGATCAGTTGATGGCGCTGGGATGGAAGGTCTTGATTCCCGCGGCGCTGGTGAACATCGTGGCGACCGGGGCCGTCATGCAATATTTTAAATGA
- a CDS encoding NADH-quinone oxidoreductase subunit L gives MIDLIAISPDLMAAVSATLTPFAAFFLIIIFFRARPKVSAALSIGAIGVAFISAVFLLIRHWEITGPIVMTGRWMGTKGFTLPFGFFLDPVSLLMLTVVTAICLLVQIYSLGYMAGDSGFSRYYAEMSLFAWAMTSLTVSPTLLQLYIFWELVGLSSYLLIGFWFEKFSATQAGKKAFVMTRAGDVAFFLGILLVFYGLGSLNFTDINAPESAARMPPLLLTVSALLIFCGIIGKSAQFPLMTWLPDAMEGPTPVSALLHSATMVAAGVFLMARLFPYFSQSETVMTICMSVGCISMLLAATMAMVSRDIKQVWAYSTISQLGLMIMGLAAGDRFSGLFHLTTHAGFKALLFLCSGVFIHAFGTNDAQTLGKKHCRRMKLPMICLVIGVMALSGLPPFSGFFSKESIMTALAGLNNPIWLAAALVGVFLTAYYAFRLVFLMLLPDKPEETANEAPHLHGVAGVMALPLIILAGVTVGMGFFDTDLAGFLRGAVTPSDYPFSHSPWLPITAMGLAVMGGLLSWVEFGRSGAARKGFVARVPALLNLFQNRWYLDHLYRFLVDRVIDRGISRFCAQNDQRVIDGVIDGFAEETVSAGRRVSMLHAGMIQHRIVVTFAIVVFLALYFFLS, from the coding sequence ATGATCGATTTAATTGCTATTTCCCCGGACCTGATGGCGGCTGTTTCGGCGACGTTGACGCCGTTTGCCGCCTTTTTCCTGATTATCATTTTTTTTCGGGCACGCCCTAAGGTTTCAGCTGCCTTGTCCATCGGCGCTATCGGGGTCGCGTTTATCAGTGCGGTTTTCCTATTGATTCGGCACTGGGAGATAACCGGGCCGATCGTTATGACCGGGCGCTGGATGGGCACAAAAGGGTTTACGCTGCCGTTCGGCTTTTTTCTGGATCCGGTGAGCCTGTTGATGCTGACCGTGGTGACGGCGATCTGCCTGCTGGTTCAGATATACTCGCTAGGCTATATGGCGGGAGATTCCGGTTTTTCGCGATATTATGCCGAGATGTCGTTATTTGCCTGGGCCATGACCAGCCTGACAGTGTCTCCCACCTTATTGCAGCTCTACATTTTTTGGGAGCTGGTGGGGCTTTCCTCTTATCTGTTGATCGGCTTCTGGTTTGAAAAATTCAGCGCAACGCAGGCCGGGAAAAAAGCCTTTGTCATGACGCGGGCCGGGGATGTAGCTTTTTTTCTCGGAATCCTGCTGGTGTTCTATGGCCTCGGCTCGCTTAATTTTACGGATATCAATGCCCCTGAATCGGCCGCCCGCATGCCGCCGCTGCTTCTGACCGTGTCCGCCTTACTGATATTCTGCGGCATTATCGGCAAAAGTGCGCAATTTCCCTTGATGACTTGGCTGCCGGACGCCATGGAGGGCCCGACGCCTGTCAGCGCCCTGTTGCATTCGGCCACGATGGTGGCAGCCGGAGTGTTTTTAATGGCGCGCCTGTTTCCCTATTTCAGCCAATCCGAAACGGTCATGACGATCTGCATGAGCGTCGGATGCATTAGCATGCTTTTGGCCGCTACCATGGCCATGGTGAGCCGTGATATCAAACAGGTGTGGGCTTACTCCACTATCAGCCAACTGGGGTTGATGATAATGGGACTTGCTGCGGGTGATCGCTTTAGCGGCTTGTTTCATCTGACCACCCATGCCGGGTTTAAGGCATTGCTCTTTCTTTGTTCCGGCGTGTTTATTCATGCCTTTGGCACCAATGATGCGCAAACGCTCGGGAAAAAGCATTGCCGCCGAATGAAGCTGCCCATGATCTGCCTGGTGATCGGTGTCATGGCCCTGTCCGGGTTGCCACCGTTTTCCGGCTTTTTTTCCAAGGAGTCCATCATGACGGCCTTGGCCGGATTGAATAATCCCATCTGGCTGGCAGCCGCGCTGGTGGGCGTGTTTTTGACGGCTTATTACGCCTTTCGCCTTGTCTTTCTGATGCTATTGCCGGATAAACCGGAGGAAACAGCCAATGAGGCGCCCCACTTGCATGGGGTTGCGGGCGTGATGGCTCTGCCGTTGATTATTCTGGCGGGGGTCACCGTGGGGATGGGCTTTTTTGATACGGATTTGGCGGGTTTTTTAAGGGGCGCGGTGACGCCCTCGGATTACCCCTTCTCCCATTCGCCCTGGCTTCCCATTACGGCCATGGGACTGGCCGTAATGGGGGGATTGCTTTCCTGGGTTGAATTCGGTCGAAGCGGGGCAGCGCGCAAAGGGTTTGTGGCGCGGGTGCCGGCGCTACTGAATTTATTTCAAAACCGGTGGTATCTGGATCACTTGTATCGATTCCTTGTGGATCGAGTAATCGACCGGGGTATTTCACGGTTCTGCGCGCAAAACGATCAGCGGGTGATCGACGGTGTCATTGACGGGTTTGCCGAAGAAACGGTGTCGGCCGGGCGGCGGGTGTCGATGCTGCATGCGGGCATGATTCAGCATCGGATAGTGGTCACATTTGCCATTGTGGTGTTTTTGGCCTTGTACTTCTTTTTGTCGTGA
- the nuoK gene encoding NADH-quinone oxidoreductase subunit NuoK gives MIVPLSHVMALAGVLFLIGMFTVTARRNLIMMLLGVEIMLNAGAIMFVGAALRWGQLEGQAFVIFILAVAAAEVSVGLAMIVRVHRRCGSIDPGELNLLK, from the coding sequence ATGATCGTACCGTTAAGCCATGTGATGGCATTGGCCGGCGTTCTCTTTCTCATCGGCATGTTCACGGTGACGGCCAGACGCAATCTGATCATGATGCTTCTAGGGGTGGAAATCATGCTCAACGCGGGCGCCATTATGTTTGTGGGCGCGGCCCTGCGCTGGGGGCAACTGGAAGGCCAGGCCTTTGTGATTTTTATTCTGGCCGTTGCCGCGGCTGAAGTGTCCGTGGGGCTGGCGATGATCGTCCGGGTGCACCGCCGGTGCGGTTCGATTGACCCGGGAGAACTTAATTTGCTGAAATGA
- a CDS encoding YitT family protein, which yields MISTKGYRYNIPWNLFLITVGAVIFSLGLKAIAVPHGFITGGISGVCLLVYYATDIFSPGFWYFIVNIPLFLLGWIYVSKRFFYYSTFGMLISAAAIDLISIEIGIKDPILSALAGGAIMGTGAGIILHSLGSAGGADILAVILNQKFNLRMGAFFFFFNIIIFTFSLTVLDLDIMLYSLAQTFITAQTLDYVLSMFNQRKMVLIISDYSQQIADQVLEKIRHGATFLDGSGAYSGQPKKILLTVVNNHELKRVEEIVFTTDPDAFVIMENTFNVLGKRFSSPKVY from the coding sequence ATGATATCAACCAAAGGATACCGATACAATATCCCATGGAATTTATTCTTAATCACCGTCGGAGCCGTTATTTTCAGTCTGGGCCTGAAGGCCATCGCTGTCCCTCACGGGTTCATCACCGGCGGAATTTCAGGCGTTTGCCTGCTGGTCTATTATGCAACCGATATTTTTTCGCCGGGTTTTTGGTATTTCATCGTGAATATTCCGCTGTTTCTGCTGGGATGGATATATGTCAGCAAACGCTTTTTCTATTACAGCACCTTCGGCATGCTCATTTCCGCAGCCGCCATCGACCTGATTTCAATCGAGATCGGCATTAAAGACCCAATCCTGTCGGCACTGGCCGGCGGCGCCATCATGGGAACCGGAGCCGGGATTATACTTCACTCCCTGGGATCGGCCGGCGGCGCGGATATCCTCGCGGTAATCCTCAATCAAAAATTCAATCTGCGCATGGGCGCGTTTTTTTTCTTTTTTAACATTATCATTTTCACCTTTAGTCTAACCGTACTGGATTTGGATATCATGCTCTATTCTCTGGCCCAGACCTTCATCACGGCCCAGACGTTGGATTACGTGCTCAGCATGTTCAACCAGCGAAAAATGGTGTTGATCATTTCGGACTACTCGCAACAAATTGCCGACCAGGTGCTTGAAAAAATACGACATGGCGCCACCTTTCTGGACGGCAGCGGCGCTTACTCGGGACAGCCCAAAAAAATTCTTCTGACCGTGGTCAACAACCATGAGCTCAAAAGGGTGGAAGAGATCGTTTTTACAACTGATCCGGATGCATTTGTTATCATGGAAAACACATTCAACGTGCTCGGCAAAAGATTTTCAAGCCCCAAGGTTTATTAG
- a CDS encoding NADH-quinone oxidoreductase subunit M, with translation MVLTEFPYLSTILLTCVAGFTLILLTPGAHARRIKWISAAFSGTTLLLALCLFFAYDTQRGGLQFVEKLPWVPLLGITYYHAADGFSLPNLLLTGIVFFTGVLTMWELKERVKEFFALYFALVTGVFGLFMSMDLFFIFVWYDVSLFPMYLLIVIWGGTRKEYGAMKLTLYLLAGSALILPAIVYLYVHSGLNTFSVTELMKPGVFTPEQQRFAFIFLYIGFGILAGLWPFHTWSPVGHVAAPHGVSMLHAGVLMKIGAFGVLRVAIFICPHGWQYWSSLMAFLAAFGIIYGALAGLRQTDLKYVIGYSSVSHMGIVGLGLSTVSVDGLNGAVFQMFAHGVMTALLFSSVGYIYDRTHTKQMDELGGLSRVMPVASAYFIVAALAGMGVPCLASFWGELIVFIAAFRVYPVRGALSVLALVVSALFMLRVVQRTFYGEKREKYAHLADVSFTLGIPRMLLVTVLIIFGLCPFLLLDVIETASVPLIQGLP, from the coding sequence ATGGTGCTTACTGAATTTCCCTATCTTTCCACCATTCTGTTAACCTGCGTGGCCGGGTTTACCCTGATTCTGTTGACCCCGGGGGCCCATGCCCGGCGAATCAAATGGATCAGCGCCGCGTTTTCAGGCACTACCCTGCTGCTTGCGCTCTGTCTCTTTTTTGCCTATGACACGCAACGCGGCGGGCTGCAATTTGTGGAGAAATTGCCCTGGGTGCCTTTGCTCGGCATCACCTATTATCATGCGGCGGACGGTTTTAGCCTGCCGAACCTGCTGCTGACGGGCATCGTGTTTTTCACGGGCGTGCTCACCATGTGGGAGCTAAAGGAGCGGGTGAAGGAATTTTTTGCCCTTTATTTTGCCTTGGTGACCGGCGTGTTCGGCCTGTTCATGAGCATGGATCTTTTTTTCATTTTCGTCTGGTACGATGTGTCCCTGTTTCCGATGTATCTTTTGATCGTTATCTGGGGAGGCACCCGTAAAGAATACGGCGCCATGAAGCTGACCCTTTATCTTCTGGCGGGAAGCGCCCTGATTCTGCCGGCCATTGTCTACCTGTATGTCCATTCCGGCTTAAACACCTTTTCGGTGACCGAGCTGATGAAGCCGGGCGTCTTTACCCCCGAGCAGCAACGGTTTGCTTTTATCTTTCTTTATATCGGATTCGGTATTCTGGCAGGCCTGTGGCCGTTTCACACCTGGTCGCCGGTTGGCCATGTGGCGGCCCCGCACGGCGTGAGCATGCTGCATGCGGGTGTACTGATGAAAATCGGCGCGTTCGGTGTGCTGCGGGTGGCCATTTTTATCTGCCCGCACGGATGGCAGTACTGGTCTTCGCTCATGGCGTTTCTGGCGGCATTTGGTATTATATACGGCGCATTGGCCGGTCTTCGACAGACCGATCTGAAATACGTTATCGGCTACTCCAGTGTTTCGCACATGGGCATTGTCGGCCTGGGACTGTCCACCGTATCGGTGGACGGGTTAAACGGCGCGGTGTTTCAGATGTTCGCCCACGGGGTGATGACGGCGCTGCTGTTTTCCTCGGTGGGGTACATCTACGACCGGACTCACACCAAGCAGATGGACGAGTTGGGGGGCCTAAGCCGGGTGATGCCCGTGGCATCCGCTTATTTTATTGTCGCGGCCCTGGCGGGCATGGGGGTCCCCTGCCTTGCCAGTTTTTGGGGAGAGCTGATCGTGTTTATCGCGGCGTTTCGGGTATATCCCGTGCGCGGCGCGCTATCTGTCCTGGCCCTCGTGGTCAGCGCCCTTTTCATGCTTCGGGTGGTGCAACGCACGTTTTATGGTGAAAAGAGGGAGAAATATGCGCATCTCGCGGATGTTTCCTTTACCCTGGGAATTCCCAGAATGCTTCTGGTTACGGTGTTGATCATCTTCGGGCTATGTCCCTTTTTACTTCTCGATGTCATCGAGACGGCGTCCGTCCCATTGATACAGGGGTTGCCATGA